CTGCGGTCGGCCATTCGAATCTCGCGCTCGCGGGCGGCGCGCTGTCGGGCAGCCGCTGGGGCATCCGCGGCACCGAAATGCTCGGCGGCGGCTGGCGCGCGATCTTCACGCTCGAGAACGGCTTCGAACTCGCCAACGGCACCTCGCAGCAAGGCAACCGCCTGTTCGGCCGGCAGGCCTACGTCGGGCTCGGCCACGCGCGCTACGGGACGCTGACGCTGGGCCGCCAGTACACCTCGCTCGACGATTTCGTGAGCGGCGTGTCGCCCGCGGGGCTCCTGGGCGGCTACGCGGCGCACCCGGGGGACATCGACGATCTCGATCAGACCGTGCGCGTCGACAATGCGGTCAAGTACACCAGCGTCAACTACGACGGCCTCTCGTTCGGCGCCATGTACGGCTTCGGCAACCAGGCGGGCAGCATGAAGCGGCGCAGCACCTGGAGCGTGGCCGCGGCCTACGCGAACGGGCCGCTCAAGCTCGGCGCCGGCTTCGAGCGCGCCGACAACGGCCGTGGCGGCCCGTTCGCCCCGGGCGGCGCCGGCTGGGACAGCAGCGACGACGGCACCTTCGGCTCGTCGATCAGCGAGGGCTTCGCGAGCGCGCAGACGCAGCAGATCGCCGCCGCCGGCGCGACCTGGGACTTCGGCCCGGTGCTGGTGGGCGCCAACTACAGCAACGTGCAATACCGCGCGGGCGGCAATTCGCTATACCACGGCCACGCCACGTTCAATATCGCGGGCCTCTTCACGCAGTGGAAGGTGGAGGCCAACACGCGCCTGTTCGCGGGCTACAGCTACACGCGGCGCGGCAACCTGGACGGCCTCGATGAAAGCGCGACGTACCACAAC
The window above is part of the Burkholderia glumae LMG 2196 = ATCC 33617 genome. Proteins encoded here:
- a CDS encoding porin, which codes for MKKHFAAASLLLPLATAAWAQSSVTLYGIVDAGLTYRSNERTGTGPAAVGHSNLALAGGALSGSRWGIRGTEMLGGGWRAIFTLENGFELANGTSQQGNRLFGRQAYVGLGHARYGTLTLGRQYTSLDDFVSGVSPAGLLGGYAAHPGDIDDLDQTVRVDNAVKYTSVNYDGLSFGAMYGFGNQAGSMKRRSTWSVAAAYANGPLKLGAGFERADNGRGGPFAPGGAGWDSSDDGTFGSSISEGFASAQTQQIAAAGATWDFGPVLVGANYSNVQYRAGGNSLYHGHATFNIAGLFTQWKVEANTRLFAGYSYTRRGNLDGLDESATYHNATLGALYDLSKRTTVYLLGAYQHASGMTLDVFGRPTAATASASDKANGHSAATRSQTLVSIGLRQRF